From Acidobacteriota bacterium, the proteins below share one genomic window:
- a CDS encoding HU family DNA-binding protein, with product MAGKAEIIERVVGEVEGLTKKQAGEAFDVIFGSIADHLGDGERVSIHAFGSFSISHRAERQGRNPATGESITIKASNNVKFKPAKDLKASVNS from the coding sequence ATGGCTGGTAAAGCTGAAATCATCGAGAGGGTTGTGGGCGAAGTCGAGGGGTTGACCAAGAAGCAGGCCGGTGAAGCCTTTGATGTGATCTTCGGTTCCATCGCGGACCACCTGGGCGATGGCGAGCGGGTTTCGATCCACGCCTTCGGCAGCTTCTCGATCTCCCACCGTGCCGAGCGCCAGGGCCGCAACCCGGCCACCGGTGAGTCCATCACCATCAAGGCTTCGAACAACGTCAAGTTCAAGCCGGCGAAGGACCTCAAGGCGTCTGTCAACAGCTGA
- a CDS encoding transcription antitermination factor NusB, producing MSKRRSRRQTPRRPAEDNVRVAAAWVLERTLASRAPVDSFLSTVLERFDDRDQALLCQLVLGSLRWLKRIDDVVARASHRTFADIETPLHSVLRIAAYQILFLDRIPHHAAVHEAVEQASQRTHRGGASFVNAVLRRIARDGSLAAWPIETEDPVERLAIELSHPEFLVRRWLARFGEAATRKILEANNRPKPLQLLAFADRGGREVLGETLIDEGLEVEPTLWSHRGLTVLRGDPLATKAFARGDFYIQDEGSQVAALIPPPSPQDRVLDAAAAPGGKSFALLAQEPTLQVFAGDRDLERAAVMAGNLRRLRRGLPLVVADAAAGSFGGTFDRVVMDLPCTGTGTLRKHPELKWRISEEEIGRLVQQGEAMLLGVADQVRPGGLLTAITCSLESEENEGVVARFLEHRSDFSPLPLEAELTAPLAGAIDGPGLWRLLPGGDHDGFTVTVLERLRS from the coding sequence ATGAGCAAGCGCAGGAGCCGGCGGCAAACCCCTCGCCGTCCGGCCGAAGACAATGTGCGGGTGGCCGCCGCCTGGGTGCTGGAGCGCACCCTGGCTTCGCGGGCGCCGGTGGATTCTTTCCTGAGCACCGTCCTCGAGCGCTTCGACGACCGCGACCAGGCTCTCCTTTGTCAACTCGTCCTCGGCAGCCTGCGTTGGCTCAAGCGAATCGACGACGTGGTGGCGCGGGCCAGCCATCGCACCTTCGCCGACATCGAAACACCGCTCCACTCGGTGCTCCGCATCGCGGCTTATCAGATTCTCTTTCTCGACCGCATTCCCCACCACGCGGCGGTGCACGAGGCGGTGGAGCAGGCCTCCCAACGCACCCACCGGGGCGGTGCGAGTTTCGTCAACGCGGTGCTGCGCCGCATTGCGCGGGACGGCTCCCTCGCGGCCTGGCCGATCGAGACGGAGGATCCGGTGGAGCGCCTGGCGATCGAACTCAGCCATCCGGAATTTCTGGTGCGGCGCTGGCTGGCGCGCTTTGGCGAAGCGGCGACACGAAAAATCCTCGAGGCCAACAACCGGCCCAAGCCCCTGCAGCTCCTGGCCTTCGCCGACCGCGGCGGCCGTGAGGTGCTGGGCGAAACCCTGATCGACGAAGGCTTGGAGGTCGAGCCGACGCTCTGGTCCCACCGCGGCCTGACGGTGTTGCGGGGAGACCCCTTGGCCACCAAAGCCTTCGCACGCGGCGACTTCTACATCCAGGACGAAGGGAGCCAGGTGGCGGCGTTGATCCCGCCTCCCTCACCGCAGGACCGGGTGCTCGATGCGGCGGCGGCGCCGGGCGGCAAGAGCTTTGCGCTCCTCGCCCAGGAGCCGACATTGCAGGTGTTTGCCGGTGACCGTGATCTGGAGCGCGCCGCCGTCATGGCCGGCAATTTACGCCGTCTGCGGCGCGGCCTGCCGCTGGTGGTGGCCGATGCGGCGGCCGGTTCCTTCGGCGGGACCTTCGACCGGGTCGTCATGGATCTACCCTGCACCGGCACCGGCACCCTGCGCAAGCACCCGGAGCTCAAGTGGCGAATTTCCGAAGAAGAAATTGGCCGACTGGTGCAACAGGGCGAGGCGATGCTTCTAGGGGTGGCCGATCAGGTGCGCCCCGGGGGGCTGCTGACGGCGATTACATGTTCCCTGGAAAGCGAAGAAAACGAAGGGGTTGTGGCCCGCTTTCTCGAGCATCGAAGCGATTTCTCACCGCTGCCTCTGGAGGCCGAGTTGACGGCCCCGTTGGCCGGCGCCATCGACGGTCCGGGCCTCTGGCGGCTGCTCCCCGGGGGAGATCACGACGGATTCACCGTCACCGTTCTGGAACGCCTCCGAAGTTGA
- a CDS encoding sensor domain-containing diguanylate cyclase: MKPTQPKTTTVEPETTERLTGVVQLPGRGQFHCLDPEHLERFLERRRAPTDFPLELSLAENLVEILRKANEFVPSAAGSILLDNPVDKHDERERNTLTFIAAFGSRADGLVGRTIDADRGIAGYAYRTGVARKAKEAHEDQLFFPGVDAETHYTTRSLVAIPIRIEKEVCGVLELINRHDAIEFSEHDVNLLEIFAGYISVSIQNVLDGRQANEIAKRDNLTGLYNDRYLHIALSDTIRQCRDEGKDLAVLFFDLDFFKRINDNHGHLAGSQVLRDIGELLRSILTVPDAIPARYGGDEFVLVVPGIELDAAIELAEDIRTAILASEFCSSSGEIQPEPLHLTGLTCSVGLATLRHHTADDSSVDTSRSNLLRLADAAMYVAKETGRNRTAIAGAPVRRRR; this comes from the coding sequence GTGAAGCCGACTCAACCCAAGACCACGACCGTCGAGCCCGAGACGACGGAGCGCCTGACCGGCGTAGTGCAGCTTCCCGGTCGGGGCCAGTTCCACTGCCTGGATCCGGAGCACCTCGAACGCTTCCTGGAACGGCGGCGAGCGCCCACCGACTTTCCCCTGGAGCTCAGCCTGGCCGAGAACCTGGTCGAAATTCTGCGCAAGGCGAACGAGTTCGTGCCCTCGGCGGCCGGCTCCATTCTGCTCGACAACCCGGTGGACAAGCACGACGAGCGGGAGCGCAACACCCTCACCTTCATCGCCGCCTTCGGCTCTCGCGCCGATGGTCTGGTCGGTCGGACGATCGACGCCGACCGCGGCATTGCCGGCTACGCCTATCGCACCGGCGTCGCTCGCAAGGCGAAGGAGGCGCACGAGGATCAACTGTTCTTTCCGGGGGTCGATGCGGAGACGCACTACACGACCCGCTCCCTGGTGGCGATCCCGATCCGCATCGAGAAAGAGGTGTGCGGTGTTTTGGAACTGATCAACCGCCACGACGCGATCGAGTTCAGCGAGCACGACGTGAACCTGCTGGAGATCTTCGCCGGCTACATTTCGGTCTCGATCCAAAACGTGCTCGACGGCCGCCAGGCCAACGAAATCGCCAAGCGCGACAACCTCACCGGCCTCTACAACGACCGCTACCTCCACATCGCCCTATCGGACACCATTCGGCAGTGTCGGGACGAGGGCAAAGATCTCGCGGTACTGTTCTTCGATCTGGATTTCTTCAAGCGGATCAACGATAACCACGGCCATCTCGCCGGCAGCCAGGTGCTGCGGGACATCGGCGAACTGCTGCGCAGCATCCTCACCGTCCCGGACGCCATCCCGGCGCGCTATGGCGGCGATGAATTCGTGCTGGTGGTTCCGGGGATAGAACTCGACGCGGCGATCGAGCTGGCCGAAGACATCCGCACCGCCATTCTGGCGTCGGAGTTCTGCTCCAGCAGCGGCGAGATTCAGCCGGAACCGCTCCACCTCACCGGCCTCACCTGCTCCGTCGGCCTCGCCACCCTGCGCCATCACACGGCCGATGACTCTTCCGTCGACACCAGCCGGAGCAATCTCCTGCGGCTGGCCGATGCGGCGATGTACGTCGCCAAGGAAACCGGCCGCAACCGTACCGCCATCGCCGGTGCTCCGGTTCGCCGCCGGCGTTAG
- the rsmA gene encoding 16S rRNA (adenine(1518)-N(6)/adenine(1519)-N(6))-dimethyltransferase RsmA, whose translation MNSPSRSSTSHRWEPRLDKKLGQHHLRDGAVCRPLVEYLAPRGRRLVEIGAGGGVLTGELLAAGAETVLAWELDPAWAATLPARLPDRRLRVVVGDALALDFRRTAPLPTRVAGNLPYNVATAIIERLLRHPGAVDRAAFLVQREVAERLTAGPGDSAYGGLSVLVAAHARARLLGRVKAGSFRPPPKVESAFVGLEPLPPPLPEDAMVAFLAMVRLAFGQRRKTLANALAAGWGKAAARHALEAAGIDARSRAEELDLERLLVLFRGRPGHSAATPSRG comes from the coding sequence ATGAATTCGCCTTCCCGTTCGTCCACCTCTCACCGGTGGGAACCCCGCCTCGACAAAAAACTGGGTCAGCACCACTTGCGGGACGGCGCTGTTTGTCGTCCGCTGGTGGAGTATCTGGCGCCGCGCGGCCGGCGACTGGTGGAAATCGGAGCCGGCGGGGGAGTGCTGACGGGGGAACTGCTGGCCGCCGGTGCAGAAACGGTGCTCGCCTGGGAACTCGACCCGGCCTGGGCGGCGACCTTGCCCGCCCGTCTGCCCGATCGTCGCCTGCGGGTGGTGGTGGGCGATGCGCTGGCGCTCGATTTCCGGCGGACCGCCCCGCTGCCCACGCGAGTGGCCGGCAACCTGCCCTACAACGTCGCTACGGCGATCATCGAGCGGTTGCTGCGCCATCCCGGAGCGGTCGATCGGGCGGCCTTTCTGGTGCAGCGGGAGGTGGCTGAGCGGCTGACGGCCGGTCCCGGCGACTCCGCCTACGGTGGTTTGAGCGTGTTGGTGGCGGCCCATGCCCGGGCGCGCCTGCTCGGCCGGGTCAAGGCGGGGTCCTTCCGGCCACCGCCGAAGGTGGAGAGCGCCTTCGTCGGCCTCGAACCGCTGCCGCCACCTCTGCCGGAGGATGCAATGGTGGCCTTTCTCGCCATGGTGCGCCTGGCCTTCGGGCAACGCCGAAAGACCCTTGCCAACGCCCTCGCGGCGGGATGGGGTAAGGCGGCGGCGCGCCACGCCCTGGAAGCGGCGGGGATCGATGCTCGGAGCCGAGCCGAGGAACTCGACCTGGAGCGACTGCTGGTTCTCTTCCGGGGGCGGCCGGGGCACAGTGCTGCGACGCCTTCAAGAGGCTGA
- the fmt gene encoding methionyl-tRNA formyltransferase, with the protein MPAIKKLVFFGTPEFAVPTLDALEAAGRTPNLVVSQPDRPAGRGQEVGRPPVAEWAVERKIPLLQPESVKDPEFIAEIEKLAPDVAVVVAFGQIFPPELLAIPKQGCINLHASLLPKHRGASPVQGALLNGDKKTGVTTMLMDEEMDTGPILLQDDTLIRSYETTERLQERLAKLGGELMVETLNQREKNKIKPRKQRDESSSYSPQITKRDGKINWALTADEIYNRLRAYTPWPGLAGHFRGRPLKIVWGVPMTWEEAPFGVSGTFLGLRQGRLAILCGQGTIFGVEEVQRPGKKAIRSSDFANGERVRVGETFA; encoded by the coding sequence ATGCCTGCGATCAAGAAACTGGTGTTCTTCGGGACCCCCGAATTTGCCGTCCCGACCCTCGATGCCCTGGAAGCCGCCGGCCGCACGCCGAATCTGGTGGTCTCTCAGCCCGACCGACCCGCCGGCCGTGGCCAGGAAGTGGGCCGCCCGCCGGTGGCCGAGTGGGCAGTGGAGCGGAAGATTCCGCTCCTGCAACCGGAATCCGTCAAAGATCCGGAGTTCATCGCCGAAATCGAAAAGCTGGCACCGGACGTGGCGGTGGTGGTGGCCTTCGGACAGATTTTCCCGCCGGAGCTGCTGGCGATTCCCAAGCAGGGCTGCATCAACCTGCACGCCTCGTTGCTGCCTAAGCACCGCGGTGCCTCACCGGTGCAGGGCGCGCTCCTGAATGGCGATAAGAAAACCGGCGTCACCACCATGCTGATGGACGAGGAGATGGACACCGGGCCGATCCTGCTGCAGGACGACACGCTGATCCGCTCCTACGAGACCACCGAGCGCCTACAGGAACGGCTGGCCAAGCTCGGCGGCGAGCTGATGGTGGAGACCCTCAATCAGCGCGAGAAGAACAAGATCAAGCCGCGCAAACAGCGCGACGAATCGTCCAGCTACTCGCCACAGATCACCAAGCGCGACGGCAAGATCAACTGGGCGCTGACCGCCGACGAAATCTACAACCGGCTGCGTGCCTATACCCCCTGGCCGGGGCTGGCGGGCCACTTCCGGGGGCGGCCCCTGAAGATCGTGTGGGGCGTGCCGATGACTTGGGAAGAAGCGCCCTTCGGGGTGAGTGGCACTTTCCTTGGCCTGCGCCAGGGGCGCTTGGCGATTCTGTGCGGCCAGGGCACCATTTTCGGCGTCGAGGAAGTGCAGCGGCCGGGAAAGAAGGCGATCCGCAGTTCGGACTTCGCGAACGGCGAGCGGGTGCGGGTCGGCGAGACGTTCGCTTGA
- a CDS encoding DNA translocase FtsK — protein sequence MAVATTEAGKKGRARPRLAPEKRNELSGLLLLTVALLLVLSLVTFDPRDPSLLHRPADPEASAGNWIGPVGAELAAVSFGLFGIAAFGLPIALALAGWRRMRGRFAKRTFGRGFGAVVVLLATPAFLQLTVGRLPWRGGDIAAGGAFGELLSTGLAGRLNVAGALLVLVAALLIGCTLLVQSTLGELLEKLMLKVRAGWQEMGLARARRRERKAKDRAREKVVKKHLARAAERRAGTAGDGAKAAPEVDLPLRVREKAGAGEFSVRRVAVPSALEEEPPATGKAPARRRKTASGRKASPDRQLELVKTPPATKSGLPPINLLQMAEVKSSYDENALVQRGEAIRARCAEFGVEGTIEGISPGPVITIFEFQPAPGVKVSQIVNLQDDLALALKADSVRIDRIPGRSTLGIEVPNDNRSIIRLGPMLGDKSFVKAKSKLTLAMGRDIHGEPYFADLATMPHLLVAGATGAGKSVGLQAMITSILYKAHKDEVKFIFIDPKRIELGVYADIPHLAAEVVVDMKKAAVALQRMVKEMEDRYKLLAEVHVRSIGYYNQAIRDPEVKKRLALNDEESDVRLEDLKPLPYYVIIIDELADLMMVASSEVETAIARLAQMARAVGIHLIVATQRPSVDVLTGTIKANFPCRVSYATATRHDSRTILDRVGSEQLLGKGDMLFMPPGTSRIVRLHGAYVSEQETAGLVRWLKKTQGKPEYNPELLEPLEASSGGGDAGDADDELYDEAVRMVVSEGQASASFLQRRMRVGFSRASRLIDIMERDGILGPPQGSKPREVLVKADYFEEMDLAHQQTAE from the coding sequence ATGGCGGTAGCCACCACCGAAGCGGGCAAGAAGGGCCGGGCGCGTCCACGCCTGGCACCGGAAAAGCGGAACGAGCTGTCGGGGTTGCTTCTTTTGACGGTGGCGCTGCTCCTCGTCCTGTCCCTCGTCACCTTCGATCCGCGGGATCCGAGCCTGCTGCATCGGCCGGCGGATCCGGAGGCCTCCGCCGGCAACTGGATCGGCCCCGTCGGCGCCGAGCTGGCGGCGGTTTCCTTCGGCTTGTTCGGGATTGCCGCATTTGGGCTGCCCATCGCCCTGGCACTGGCCGGCTGGCGGCGGATGCGCGGCCGGTTCGCCAAAAGGACCTTCGGTCGCGGCTTCGGAGCGGTGGTGGTGTTGCTGGCGACCCCGGCCTTCTTGCAGCTCACCGTCGGGCGCTTGCCCTGGCGCGGCGGCGACATCGCCGCCGGTGGCGCCTTCGGCGAGCTGCTGTCGACTGGCCTCGCCGGCCGCCTGAACGTCGCCGGGGCGCTGCTGGTGCTGGTGGCGGCGCTGTTGATCGGTTGCACCTTGCTGGTGCAGTCGACCCTCGGCGAGTTGCTCGAGAAGCTGATGCTGAAGGTACGCGCCGGCTGGCAGGAAATGGGGCTGGCCCGGGCGCGCCGCCGCGAGCGCAAGGCGAAAGACCGGGCGCGCGAGAAAGTCGTCAAGAAGCATCTGGCGCGGGCCGCCGAACGCCGCGCCGGCACCGCCGGCGACGGGGCCAAGGCGGCACCGGAAGTGGACCTGCCCCTGCGGGTGCGCGAAAAGGCCGGCGCCGGCGAGTTTTCGGTGCGCCGGGTGGCGGTGCCGTCGGCCCTCGAAGAAGAGCCGCCGGCCACCGGCAAGGCGCCGGCCCGCCGCCGCAAGACCGCGTCTGGCCGCAAGGCGAGCCCGGACCGCCAGCTCGAACTGGTCAAAACGCCGCCGGCCACCAAGTCCGGCCTGCCGCCGATCAACCTTCTGCAGATGGCGGAGGTCAAAAGCAGCTACGACGAGAACGCCCTCGTCCAGCGCGGCGAGGCGATCCGCGCCCGCTGCGCCGAATTCGGGGTGGAGGGAACCATCGAGGGCATCAGCCCGGGACCGGTGATCACCATCTTCGAGTTTCAGCCGGCACCGGGGGTGAAGGTCAGCCAGATCGTCAATCTGCAGGACGACCTCGCCTTGGCCCTCAAAGCCGACTCGGTGCGCATCGACCGCATTCCCGGCCGCTCCACCCTCGGCATCGAGGTGCCGAACGACAACCGGTCGATCATCCGCCTCGGCCCGATGCTGGGGGACAAATCCTTCGTCAAGGCGAAGTCCAAGCTCACCCTGGCGATGGGCCGGGACATTCACGGCGAGCCCTATTTCGCCGACCTTGCCACCATGCCTCACCTGCTGGTGGCCGGAGCCACCGGCGCCGGCAAGAGCGTCGGCCTGCAGGCAATGATCACCTCGATCCTCTACAAGGCCCACAAGGACGAGGTGAAGTTCATCTTCATCGACCCCAAGCGTATCGAGCTGGGGGTCTATGCGGACATCCCGCACCTCGCTGCCGAGGTGGTGGTGGACATGAAGAAGGCTGCCGTCGCTCTGCAGCGCATGGTCAAGGAGATGGAGGACCGCTACAAGCTGCTGGCGGAGGTCCATGTGCGGTCCATCGGCTACTACAACCAGGCGATCCGCGATCCGGAGGTCAAGAAGCGCCTGGCCCTGAACGACGAGGAGAGCGACGTTCGCCTCGAGGATCTGAAACCCCTGCCGTACTACGTGATCATCATCGACGAGCTGGCGGACCTGATGATGGTGGCCTCGTCGGAGGTGGAAACGGCCATCGCCCGCCTGGCGCAGATGGCCCGGGCGGTGGGCATCCACCTGATCGTCGCCACCCAGCGGCCGTCGGTAGACGTGTTGACGGGCACCATCAAGGCAAACTTCCCGTGCCGCGTGTCCTACGCCACGGCCACCCGTCATGATTCCCGCACCATCCTCGACCGGGTGGGCTCCGAGCAGCTCCTCGGCAAGGGCGACATGCTGTTCATGCCGCCGGGCACCTCGCGCATCGTCCGGCTGCACGGCGCCTACGTCAGCGAACAGGAGACAGCGGGTTTGGTGCGCTGGCTCAAGAAGACCCAGGGCAAGCCGGAGTACAACCCGGAGCTGCTGGAGCCGCTCGAGGCCTCGTCCGGCGGCGGCGATGCCGGTGACGCGGACGACGAACTGTACGACGAGGCGGTTCGCATGGTGGTGTCCGAAGGCCAGGCCTCGGCGAGCTTCCTACAGCGCCGCATGCGGGTGGGGTTCTCCCGCGCCTCGCGCCTCATCGACATCATGGAGCGCGACGGCATCCTCGGTCCGCCGCAGGGCTCGAAGCCGCGTGAGGTGCTGGTCAAAGCGGACTACTTTGAGGAAATGGATCTCGCCCACCAGCAGACTGCCGAATAA